From the genome of Dehalococcoidia bacterium, one region includes:
- a CDS encoding radical SAM protein codes for MVTELPEDLYLEVTNRCNLRCRTCPQYFGMAEPAADLTMDRFHTLIAQLPRLRRVVLHGIGEPLLNRHLPEMVRELKARGAYVLFNSNGLLLRGRWPAKLVESGLDELRVSVDAGSPETYQSVRGANGFARIFANLRLLAAAKAEREALTPKVSLWMTGMHSNVGELPALVRHAAASGIGEVYLQRLVLSERGLARADQSLYGHAGDADAAAIAEAEALARQLGVSLRGSGEVRLAEQIAGEDGPNAPRRACMRPWKLMYVTANGQVLPCCVAPFTSAPYASIVLGHTARQSLPEIWNGERYQAWRTALLSEDRPPAACRGCGADWSL; via the coding sequence ATGGTGACCGAGCTGCCGGAGGATCTGTATCTCGAAGTCACGAACCGCTGCAACCTGCGCTGCCGCACCTGTCCGCAATACTTCGGCATGGCCGAGCCTGCGGCCGACCTGACGATGGATCGCTTCCACACGCTGATCGCCCAGTTGCCGCGCCTTCGCCGCGTGGTGCTGCACGGTATCGGCGAGCCGCTGCTGAACCGGCACCTGCCGGAGATGGTGCGCGAGCTGAAGGCGCGCGGCGCCTACGTGCTCTTCAACAGCAACGGCCTGCTGCTGCGCGGCCGCTGGCCGGCCAAGCTGGTAGAAAGCGGCCTGGACGAGTTGCGCGTCAGCGTAGACGCCGGCTCGCCGGAGACGTATCAGAGCGTGCGCGGCGCCAACGGTTTCGCCCGCATCTTCGCCAACCTGCGCCTGTTGGCCGCCGCGAAGGCCGAACGCGAGGCGCTGACGCCCAAAGTCTCGCTGTGGATGACCGGCATGCACAGCAACGTCGGCGAGCTGCCCGCCCTGGTGCGCCATGCGGCCGCGAGCGGTATCGGCGAGGTCTATCTGCAACGGCTCGTCTTATCCGAGCGCGGCCTGGCCCGCGCCGATCAGTCGCTCTACGGTCACGCGGGCGATGCGGACGCGGCGGCGATCGCCGAGGCGGAGGCGCTGGCGCGGCAGCTTGGCGTGAGCCTGCGCGGCTCGGGCGAAGTGCGCCTCGCCGAGCAGATCGCCGGAGAGGACGGGCCGAACGCGCCGCGCCGCGCCTGCATGCGGCCGTGGAAGCTGATGTATGTCACGGCCAACGGCCAGGTGCTGCCCTGCTGCGTGGCGCCGTTCACCTCGGCGCCGTACGCCTCGATCGTGCTTGGCCACACGGCGCGGCAGAGCCTGCCCGAGATCTGGAACGGTGAGCGGTATCAAGCCTGGCGCACGGCTTTGCTCTCCGAGGACCGCCCGCCGGCTGCCTGCCGCGGCTGCGGCGCCGACTGGAGCCTGTGA